A window from Molothrus ater isolate BHLD 08-10-18 breed brown headed cowbird chromosome 24, BPBGC_Mater_1.1, whole genome shotgun sequence encodes these proteins:
- the CRYBG2 gene encoding beta/gamma crystallin domain-containing protein 2, protein MDPPFRHSKSRACVSSAELSMKPGAAAAPEGRSRFQKVSLVSRRLQSPGSARGRDGSPSRVSLLLQAWEREIVEKTGSGSGPAAPTHREHASPAGLLKDFTAHGPIFSQVYAPAQRPRRQDERGKGGPGGDGSPSAEVPVHRESYVHGTLLPTRPAERPAAAPGDGPGAPGAAKAGSAPALPRARQVTVLRTGRDAEGRGAPNGTHGTAGATAASAQRDSPGREGSGSAAAAAGRESSPGSAEAAGPPEEASPEEKDSAEAEPAPVEAAPGAGDPQSSVSSSPQRPSAGRAAPAGTGEGSVADADGTMPATPARTESPPGAGSTPETPPSEVSEGPEPSSETAASAKAEIELEGEETTGEPQGAAQEPESVPEPPSEPPAPEPAAESPPDASEEDPELLVDMEIFVDTLRNMEPSEMRKAPKAPRQPRPSALGRCAALPPIHEHRVAPRAPLSLPQALRELLERGPAPGRPQEPPEEEEEIENPYLSPEERAAAGSRRGVPGDGAEGEGWVERASLLGALGEDGNAKAAAERSVPFRGNVLKGMALLSHFLEQRAAGAEEGKPYSRLDKSVLYGRFVCPGAALLQLPHGSGGSDPPCPRDHNGLGPAGHPGPEVAVLEALSSGSVPPVPEEPESTVTLSLEPVLDDKEGLEKINTRPGKIILYSDAGFAGHKREIWDDIPDATSWELSHTISIRVIRGGWVMYEKPRFRGRKCVLAEGDVEIDNPWTAYGDSGDSGDSGDSGHSGHSGHGPQPRSSRPFRIGSFKRVVRDYRTPQISLFAQENGEGARLRFSGSAEDTRERGQALAAASIIVHSGLWLLYSKPFFDDDPYVLEPGGYPNLKAWGAKEPSICSMHPIRLGCPVVERPGEPQVLIYEAAAFQGRSFTISRDIYDLRRLPEPALPTVGSLRVLGGCWVGYEKEGFRGHQYLLEEGEYQDWRQWGGYSQELVSLRLIRTDFSDPALVLFEAMDFEEGASVELSEALPDTGLAGYGSVTQSIHVLSGVWVAYEGPNYSGEQYILEKGVYRSCEDWGATDCHIASAQPILQVREHNLHFVSKILLFSEPDFLGDHIAFEEDQEALPEAFTPRSCRVRGGSWILFDGQDFTGEQHVLSEGEYPTLSAMGCLCSTAICSLRRVPLFFSEPSIFLHGLECFEGKEIELNSEVRSLQAEGFNNHVLSVRVKGGIWVLCEHGDFRGRQWLLDCTEITNWLTYSGLQHVGSLYPIRQRRVYFHIRSRELQLFLSVPDDVEDMKAGRVVVSSLSEQSSSVWYYEDGLIKNQVAPTMSLQVIGPAGKGAKAVLWSETRLPRQTWSVDSRGRIHSQMFEDMILDVKGGRSYDRDHAIVWDMAEERATQIWDIQVL, encoded by the exons ATGGATCCGCCGTTCCGGcacagcaagagcagagccTGCGTCTCCAGCGCGGAGCTCAGCATGAAGCCGGGGGCCGCGGCTGCCCCCGAGGGCCGCTCCCGCTTCCAGAAGGTCTCGCTGGTGTCGCGGCgcctgcagagccccgggaGCGCGCGGGGCCGGGACGGGAGCCCGTCCCGCgtgtccctcctgctgcaggcctGGGAGAGGGAGATCGTGGAGAAGACGGGCTCgggctccggccccgccgccccgaCCCACCGGGAGCACGCGTCCCCCGCCGGCCTCCTCAAGGACTTCACGGCGCACGGCCCCATCTTCTCGCAGGTCTACGCCCCGGCGCAGCGGCCCCGGCGCCAGGACGAGCGGGGCAAGGGGGGGCCCGGCGGGGACGGCTCCCCCTCCGCGGAGGTGCCGGTGCACCGGGAGAGCTACGTGCACGgcaccctgctgcccacccgCCCCGCCGAGCGTCCCGCGGCGGCTCCCGGGGACGGGCCCGGTGCCCCGGGTGCCGCCAAGGCCGGCAgcgcccctgccctgcccagggcccgGCAGGTCACCGTGCTGCGGACGGGCAGGGACGCGGAGGGACGGGGGGCTCCGAACGGGACGCACGGCACTGCCGGGGCCACCGCGGCCTCGGCACAGCGGGACAGCCCCGGGCGGGAGGGCAGCGGCTCTGCGGCGGCCGCAGCGGGCAGGGAGAGCTCGCCGGGCAGCGCAGAGGCCGCCGGGCCCCCAGAGGAGGCATCCCCCGAGGAGAAGGACTCAGCAGAAGCCGAGCCCGCGCCGGTGGAGGCGGCTCCGGGGGCCGGGGACCCGCAAAGCAGCGTGAGCAGCTCCCCGCAGCGTCCCTCGGCTGGCCGGGCTGCTCCGGCTGGCACGGGTGAGGGAAGCGTGGCAGATGCGGATGGCACCATGCCCGCCACGCCAGCGAGGACAGAGAGCCCCCcgggggctggcagcacccccGAGACCCCACCCTCAGAGGTGAGCGAGGGTCCAGAGCCTTCATCCGAAACAGCGGCATCAGCAAAGGCTGAGATTGAGCTGGAGGGGGAGGAGACGACGGGAGAGCCCCAGGGCGCAGCCCAAGAGCCCGAGAGCgtcccagagccccccagcgAGCCCCCAGCCCCCGAGCCCGCGGCTGAGAGCCCCCCGGACGCGAGCGAGGAGGACCCCGAGCTGCTGGTGGACATGGAGATCTTCGTGGACACGCTGCGGAACATGGAGCCCTCGGAGATGCGGAAGGCGCCCAAAGCCCCGCGGCAGCCGCGGCCGTCGGCGCTGGGGCGCTGCGCCGCCCTGCCGCCCATCCACGAGCACCGCGtggccccccgcgcccccctgtccctgccccaggccctgcgggagctgctggagcggggcccggccccggggcggccccaggagccccccgaggaagaggaggagatcGAGAACCCCTACCTGAGCCCCGAGGAGCGGGCGgccgccgggagccgccgggGGGTGCCCGGGGACGGCGCGGAGGGCGAGGGGTGGGTGGAGAGGGCCTCGCTCCTGGGGGCGCTGGGAGAGGATGGAAACGCCAAAGCGGCGGCCGAGAGGAGCGTGCCCTTCCGAGGGAACGTCCTCAAGGGCATGGCGCTGCTCTCGCACTTCTTGGAGCAGCGGGCAGCCGGGGCCGAGGAGGGCAAGCCCTACTCCCGCCTGGACAAGAGCGTGCTCTACGGCCGCTTCGTGTGCCCCGGCGCcgccctgctccagctgccccacGGCAGCGGGGGCTCGGAcccaccctgccccagggacCACAAcgggctgggccctgctggccaTCCCGGCCCCGAGGTGGCCGTGCTGGAAGCCCTGAGCTCGggctctgtccctcctgtccccgaGGAGCCAGAGAGCACCGTGACCCTGAGCCTCGAGCCTGTCCTG GACGATAAGGAGGGCTTGGAGAAGATCAACACAAGACCCGGCAAG ATCATCCTCTACTCCGACGCCGGCTTCGCGGGGCACAAACGGGAGATCTGGGACGACATCCCCGACGCCACGTCCTGGGAGCTGTCCCACACCATCTCCATCCGAGTCATCCGAGGCGG GTGGGTGATGTACGAGAAGCCGCGGTTCCGAGGGCGCAAATGCGTCCTGGCCGAGGGCGACGTGGAGATCGACAACCCCTGGACGGCGTACGGGGACAGCGGCGACAGCGGcgacagcggggacagcgggcaCAGCGGGCACAGCGGGCACGGCCCGCAGCCCCGCAGCAGCCGCCCCTTCCGCATCGGCTCCTTCAAGAGGGTGGTGCGG gATTACCGCACGCCCCAGATCAGCCTGTTCGCCCAGGAGAACGGAGAGGGCGCCCGGCTCCGCTTCAGCGGCTCGGCCGAGGACACCCGCGAGCGGGGCCAGGCGCTGGCGGCCGCCTCCATCATCGTCCACTCGGGCCT GTGGCTGCTTTACTCCAAGCCTTTCTTTGACGATGATCCCTACGTTCTGGAGCCGGGCGGGTACCCCAATTTGAAGGCTTGGGGAGCAAAGGAGCCATCCATCTGCTCCATGCATCCCATCAGGCTG gGCTGTCCCGTCGTGGAGAGGCCTGGTGAGCCACAG gtgctgaTCTATGAGGCTGCAGCTTTCCAGGGCCGCAGCTTCACCATCAGCAGGGACATCTACGACCTGAGGCGCCTGCCcgagccagctctgcccaccgTGGGCTCCCTGCGTGTGCTGGGGGGCTG ctgggtTGGCTACGAGAAGGAAGGGTTCCGTGGCCACCAGTACctgctggaggaaggggagTACCAGGACTGGAGGCAGTGGGGCGGCTACAGCCAGGAGCTGGTGTCCCTGCGGCTGATCCGGACG GACTTCTCTGACCCAGCCCTGGTCCTGTTTGAGGCCATGGACTTCGAGGAGGGCGCGAGCGTGGAGCTGAGCGAGGCTCTGCCCGACACGGGGCTGGCCGGCTACGGCAGCGTCACGCAGTCCATCCACGTGCTGAGCGGAGT CTGGGTGGCCTACGAGGGCCCCAACTACTCGGGCGAGCAGTACATCCTGGAGAAGGGCGTGTACCGCAGCTGCGAGGACTGGGGCGCCACCGACTGCCACATCGCCTCTGCCCAGCCCATCCtgcag gTCAGGGAGCACAACCTGCACTTCGTCTCCAAG ATCCTGCTTTTCTCAGAGCCTGACTTCTTGGGGGATCACATTGCCTTTGAGGAGGACCAGGAGGCCCTGCCCGAAGCCTTCACCCCGCGCTCCTGCAGAGTCCGTGGGGGCAG CTGGATCCTGTTCGATGGGCAGGACTTCACAGGGGAGCAGCACGTGCTGTCTGAGGGCGAGTACCCCACGCTCAGTGCCAtgggctgcctctgctccacCGCCATCTGCTCCTTGAGGAGAGTTCCACTG TTTTTCTCGGAGCCCTCCATCTTCCTGCACGGCCTGGAGTGCTTCGAGGGGAAGGAGATCGAGCTCAACTCCGAGGTGCGGAGTCTGCAGGCTGAGGGTTTCAACAACCACGTGCTGTCCGTGCGGGTCAAAGGAGGGAT ctgggTGCTGTGTGAGCACGGTGATTTCCGAGGGCGGCAGTGGCTGCTGGACTGCACTGAGATCACCAACTGGCTGACCTACAGCGGGCTCCAGCACGTGGGGTCCCTCTACCCCATCCGCCAG AGGAGGGTCTATTTCCAcatcaggagcagggagctgcagctcttcctctcGGTCCCCGACGATGTGGAGGACATGAAGGCGGGCAGGGTTGTGGTCTCCAGCCTGAGCgagcagagcagctccgtgTGGTACTACGAGGATGGGCTGATCAAAAACCAG gtggcccCCACCATGAGCCTGCAGGTGATCGGGCCGGCGGGGAAAGGAGCCAAGGCCGTGCTCTGGTCCGAGACGCGGCTGCCGCGGCAGACCTGGAGCGTGGACTCCCGGGGCAGGATCCACAGCCAGATGTTCGAGGACATGATCCTTGACGTCAAGG gcgGCCGCAGCTACGACCGGGACCACGCCATCGTGTGGGACATGGCTGAGGAGCGAGCCACGCAGATCTGGGACATCCAGGTGCTGTGA